DNA from Longimicrobiaceae bacterium:
TACAAGGGGAAGTGCGAGCGGCTGCACGGGCACCGCTACGAGGTGGAGGCCTGCCTCGCGTTCGACGCGCTGGGAGAGGGCGGCATGGCGTACGACTTCACCGACGCCAAGCGCCACCTGCGCTCCATCGCCGACGAGCTGGACCACGAGAACCTGAACGACCTCCCCCCGTTCCTGGAGACCGAGACGAGCGCCGAGAACCAGGCGCGGTACATCTTCGAGGAGCTGCGGCGGAGGCTGGGCGCCGAGGGCGAGCACGTGCTGTACGTGCGCGTCTGGGAGACCCCGAACCAGTGGGCGCAGTACTCGGAGAAGACGCTTTTCTTCTGAGCGCTGCGGGACGGGACGACCGGTGAGCGTTTGGGCGTGTCCCCCCTGGCGGGGGGCCGGGCTGCGGCGCCGTAAGCCAGCAAACAACGCT
Protein-coding regions in this window:
- a CDS encoding 6-carboxytetrahydropterin synthase — protein: MYLINVRAHYDSAHFLRSYKGKCERLHGHRYEVEACLAFDALGEGGMAYDFTDAKRHLRSIADELDHENLNDLPPFLETETSAENQARYIFEELRRRLGAEGEHVLYVRVWETPNQWAQYSEKTLFF